Proteins encoded within one genomic window of Brachybacterium muris:
- a CDS encoding ROK family protein yields MLSIGVDIGGTKIAAGVVDEAGTIIAATTRSTPATDPELIEAGVADAVAELRAEHDVVGVGVGAAGFVGADRRTVVFAANLAWRHRALAEEIERLVSLPVVVENDANAAGWAEFRFGAATEAEHMLMVTVGTGLGGAIVLNGELVRGSGGFAGEIAHMTAVPNGQWCGCGRRGCLEQYTAGTALVRAAKRRAATGDPLMGPLVQAAGGAKKEIDGPLITRLAQQGDPGARELIAEIGSWLGEGLASISALLDPEVIVVGGGVSAAGDLLLDPAREAYAAHLTARMHRDIAPFEVAQMGNRAGIVGAADLAR; encoded by the coding sequence ATGCTCTCCATCGGAGTGGACATCGGCGGCACCAAGATCGCGGCCGGGGTGGTGGACGAGGCCGGCACCATCATCGCCGCCACCACCCGCAGTACCCCCGCCACCGATCCGGAGCTGATCGAGGCCGGAGTGGCCGACGCCGTCGCCGAGCTGCGTGCGGAGCACGACGTGGTCGGGGTGGGCGTGGGAGCCGCCGGCTTCGTCGGTGCCGACCGTCGCACCGTGGTGTTCGCTGCGAACCTCGCCTGGCGGCATCGCGCCCTCGCCGAGGAGATCGAGCGACTGGTGTCCCTTCCGGTGGTGGTGGAGAACGACGCCAACGCGGCCGGCTGGGCGGAGTTCCGCTTCGGTGCCGCCACCGAGGCGGAGCACATGCTGATGGTCACCGTGGGCACGGGCCTGGGCGGTGCGATCGTGCTGAACGGGGAACTGGTGCGCGGCAGCGGAGGCTTCGCGGGGGAGATCGCGCATATGACCGCCGTGCCGAACGGGCAGTGGTGCGGATGCGGCCGTCGCGGCTGCCTGGAGCAGTACACGGCCGGAACCGCGCTGGTGCGCGCTGCCAAGCGCCGCGCCGCCACCGGTGATCCCCTGATGGGTCCGCTGGTGCAGGCCGCCGGTGGCGCGAAGAAGGAGATCGACGGACCGCTGATCACCCGTCTCGCCCAGCAGGGCGACCCCGGCGCCAGGGAGCTGATCGCCGAGATCGGCAGTTGGCTGGGCGAGGGACTGGCATCGATCTCGGCACTGCTGGATCCCGAGGTGATCGTGGTCGGCGGCGGCGTGAGCGCGGCAGGTGACCTGCTGCTGGATCCCGCGCGGGAGGCCTACGCCGCCCATTTGACCGCCCGCATGCACCGGGACATCGCACCCTTCGAGGTGGCTCAGATGGGCAACCGGGCCGGCATCGTGGGAGCCGCCGACCTGGCCAGGTGA
- a CDS encoding Lrp/AsnC family transcriptional regulator has translation MITAIASIIVESHRIPEVAQSIVDIEGVEQVYSVTGDVDLIAVVRVRRHEDLAEVIADQLSKVEGVLDTTTNIAFKTYSKKDLDAAFDLGMDG, from the coding sequence ATGATCACCGCCATCGCCTCGATCATCGTCGAGTCCCACCGCATCCCCGAAGTCGCCCAGAGCATCGTGGACATCGAGGGCGTGGAGCAGGTCTACTCCGTCACCGGCGATGTGGATCTCATCGCCGTGGTGCGTGTGCGTCGCCACGAGGATCTCGCCGAGGTCATCGCCGACCAGCTCAGCAAGGTCGAGGGCGTCCTGGACACCACCACCAACATCGCGTTCAAGACCTACTCCAAGAAGGACCTGGACGCCGCGTTCGACCTCGGCATGGACGGCTGA
- a CDS encoding c-type cytochrome translates to MKALAARRHHPMALLVILLLALVATGGLYAAFQPRVAQAETYTQEDIAEGEALFLANCASCHGRNAEGQMDPDGQTTGPSLIGVGAAAVDFQVGTGRMPMQRSGAQAARKPPQMNEEQTRQLAAYVASLGPGPAVPVAEYLDAEAGDPVNGGEIFRINCAMCHNAAGAGGALTRGKYAPPVLGLEPKHVYEAMETGPQNMPVFNDNNLTPEDKRDVIAYLDQLEEVGSPGGISLGSLGPVTEGLYAWTIILTLLTGCAVWLGAKAK, encoded by the coding sequence GTGAAGGCACTCGCCGCACGTCGCCATCACCCGATGGCATTGCTCGTGATACTGCTGCTCGCGCTGGTCGCCACAGGCGGGCTGTACGCCGCCTTCCAGCCGCGCGTGGCCCAGGCCGAGACCTACACCCAGGAGGACATCGCCGAAGGCGAGGCACTGTTCCTGGCCAACTGCGCCTCCTGCCACGGCCGCAACGCCGAGGGTCAGATGGACCCGGACGGCCAGACCACCGGCCCCTCCCTGATCGGCGTGGGAGCCGCGGCAGTGGACTTCCAGGTGGGCACCGGCCGCATGCCGATGCAGCGCTCCGGTGCGCAGGCCGCTCGCAAGCCCCCGCAGATGAACGAGGAGCAGACCCGGCAGCTCGCCGCGTACGTCGCCTCGCTGGGCCCCGGTCCGGCCGTGCCTGTTGCCGAGTACCTCGACGCCGAGGCCGGTGACCCCGTCAACGGCGGTGAGATCTTCCGCATCAACTGCGCCATGTGCCACAACGCTGCCGGTGCCGGCGGCGCGCTGACTCGCGGCAAGTACGCCCCGCCGGTGCTGGGCCTGGAGCCCAAGCACGTGTACGAGGCGATGGAGACCGGCCCGCAGAACATGCCGGTGTTCAACGACAACAACCTCACCCCCGAGGACAAGCGCGACGTGATCGCCTACCTCGATCAGCTCGAGGAGGTCGGCTCCCCCGGCGGCATCTCCCTGGGCTCACTCGGTCCGGTGACCGAGGGCCTGTACGCATGGACCATCATCCTCACCCTCCTGACCGGCTGTGCCGTGTGGCTGGGGGCGAAGGCGAAGTGA
- a CDS encoding DEDD exonuclease domain-containing protein produces MPARRLPRQQLSFDDLGTPLAEATLVVVDLETTGTNPTEDAITEIGAVKVRGGEVLGEFRTFVDPQRPIPAYIASLTGISDAMVTGAPHIATVLPMFLDFVGDASLVAHNARFDIGFLTAHAARHHIPWPSPQVLDTLALARTVYRRDEVRDHRLSTLAAHVGASVPPDHRALSDARATVDVLHAMIARLGPQGATTLEDLASAHRRASPVQLRKKHLAATVPPVPGVYEFLDAQGQVLYVGTSRNLRSRVRTYFTAAETRRRVLDMLPRAESIRTIECTTATEAAVRELRIIGATKPPSNRRGLTPEKALWLRLGPGREGLRAARLAKDESDGSAQIGPLGSRHDVEPLKALLTDAVMGRAAAFETSSRGDRPVDQGHRSRIRRALLEDPSEVLEHAAGRMRGHVTAGHYEDAERIRQLTLTYLKAARRASRLRALAAIPLLIAARPVTEGVIGRRGWELLAVRHGRFSGTALVPARTDPLAAARSLALTGSGEAELAAPLCQGYHQEAEILASWLEGEGMRTVLVEGAWAVPARARFEAEHLTEHFSRTAAAAEA; encoded by the coding sequence ATGCCCGCCCGTCGCCTTCCCCGCCAGCAGCTCAGCTTCGACGACCTCGGCACCCCGCTGGCAGAGGCCACCTTGGTGGTGGTGGACCTGGAGACCACCGGGACGAACCCCACCGAGGACGCCATCACGGAGATCGGCGCGGTCAAGGTGCGCGGCGGAGAGGTGCTCGGTGAGTTCCGCACCTTCGTGGACCCCCAGCGCCCCATCCCCGCCTACATCGCCTCCCTCACCGGCATCTCGGACGCCATGGTGACCGGCGCCCCCCACATCGCCACAGTCCTGCCGATGTTCCTGGACTTCGTGGGGGACGCCTCGCTGGTGGCGCACAACGCCCGCTTCGACATCGGGTTCCTCACCGCCCACGCCGCCCGGCACCACATCCCCTGGCCCTCACCGCAGGTGCTGGACACCCTGGCGCTGGCCCGCACCGTGTATCGCAGGGACGAGGTGCGAGACCATCGCCTGTCCACGCTGGCCGCCCACGTGGGAGCGAGCGTCCCGCCGGATCACCGGGCGCTGTCCGATGCACGGGCCACGGTGGACGTGCTGCACGCGATGATCGCCCGGCTGGGCCCGCAGGGTGCCACCACCCTGGAGGACCTCGCCTCCGCTCACCGTCGCGCCAGCCCGGTGCAGCTGCGCAAGAAGCACCTGGCCGCCACGGTTCCGCCGGTGCCGGGGGTGTACGAGTTCCTCGATGCCCAGGGGCAGGTGCTGTACGTGGGGACCTCCCGCAACCTCCGCAGTCGGGTGCGCACCTACTTCACCGCCGCCGAGACCCGCCGCAGGGTGCTGGACATGCTGCCGCGGGCGGAGTCGATCCGCACCATCGAGTGCACCACCGCCACCGAGGCCGCAGTGCGGGAGCTGCGGATCATCGGGGCGACCAAGCCGCCCTCGAACCGCCGCGGGCTCACCCCGGAGAAGGCCCTGTGGCTGCGACTCGGTCCGGGCCGTGAGGGGCTGCGGGCCGCGCGCCTGGCCAAGGACGAGTCCGACGGCTCCGCCCAGATCGGGCCGCTGGGATCCCGGCACGACGTCGAACCGCTCAAGGCGCTGCTCACCGATGCGGTGATGGGCAGGGCCGCTGCGTTCGAGACGAGCTCTCGAGGTGACCGGCCGGTGGATCAGGGGCATCGGTCTCGGATCCGCCGGGCGCTGCTGGAGGATCCGAGCGAGGTGCTCGAGCACGCGGCCGGTCGGATGCGCGGCCACGTCACCGCCGGTCACTACGAGGACGCCGAACGCATCCGGCAGCTCACGCTCACCTACCTGAAGGCAGCGCGCCGGGCGAGCAGGCTGAGGGCCCTGGCCGCGATCCCGCTGCTGATCGCGGCGCGGCCCGTTACCGAGGGGGTGATAGGCAGGCGCGGCTGGGAACTGCTGGCCGTGCGTCACGGCAGGTTCTCGGGCACCGCTCTGGTACCGGCCCGGACAGATCCACTGGCAGCTGCCCGCTCCCTCGCTCTCACCGGTTCCGGGGAGGCGGAGCTCGCGGCCCCGCTGTGCCAGGGCTACCACCAGGAGGCGGAGATCCTCGCGAGCTGGCTGGAGGGTGAAGGCATGCGCACCGTGCTGGTGGAGGGCGCCTGGGCCGTGCCGGCACGGGCACGCTTCGAGGCGGAACATCTCACCGAGCACTTCTCCCGCACCGCGGCCGCCGCGGAGGCATAG
- a CDS encoding AMP-dependent synthetase/ligase, whose translation MKQFGTAAQHTSRDDENTTDLLLGRLKSDPRTPIFELADRSGAYRTMSVGNFIDEVKAVAKGLIASDVGTGDVVAIMSRTRYEWVLMDWAVWFAGGISVPIYETSAPSQIQWIASDSGARFAVVEATRHCEDMESVRGELPALERIGVLEDGIIEDLKKRGKDVSDEDLETRRTSRSMSDVATIIYTSGTTGRPKGAELTHANFVDTTRSALNLLGEHVLPPGSRMLMFLPIAHVFARLLVVVAASWPVTTAFTPDTKNLMEDLAKFKPTFLLAVPRVFEKVYNSAEAKAIAGGKGKIFSAGADTAIAYSKALSAGKVPLTLKLKHAAFDKLLYAKLRGAMGGDVSWAVSGGAPLGARLAHFFRGIGVTVLEGYGLTETTAPVCVNLPWSVKPGTVGPPLPGSTVAIDDDGEILVKGVMVFKGYHNNPEATAEAMRDGWFRTGDIGSLDSDGALTITGRSKEVIVTAGGKNVSPAQLEDQLRSHPLVSQCVVIGDQKPFVAAILTLDPEMLPTWLKNNGLPEMSIEEAGRNEKVRAEVQQVVDKANQSVSRAESIRTFEIIDTDFTEENGYLTPSMKLKRNVVVKDFADVIDTIYSGQKPSA comes from the coding sequence ATGAAGCAGTTCGGAACTGCCGCCCAGCACACCAGCCGCGATGACGAGAACACCACCGACCTCCTCCTCGGTCGCCTGAAGTCCGATCCCCGAACTCCCATATTCGAGCTGGCCGACCGCTCCGGGGCCTACCGCACGATGTCCGTCGGCAACTTCATCGACGAGGTCAAGGCCGTGGCCAAGGGTCTGATCGCCTCCGACGTCGGCACCGGTGACGTGGTCGCGATCATGTCCCGCACCCGCTACGAGTGGGTGCTGATGGACTGGGCGGTGTGGTTCGCCGGGGGGATCAGCGTCCCGATCTACGAGACCTCCGCCCCCAGCCAGATTCAGTGGATCGCCTCGGACTCCGGGGCCCGCTTCGCGGTGGTCGAGGCCACCCGCCACTGCGAGGACATGGAGTCCGTGCGCGGGGAGCTGCCCGCACTGGAGCGCATCGGTGTGCTGGAGGACGGCATCATCGAGGACCTCAAGAAGCGCGGCAAGGACGTCAGCGACGAGGACCTCGAGACCCGCCGCACGTCCCGGTCGATGTCGGACGTCGCCACCATTATCTACACCTCCGGCACCACCGGTCGCCCCAAGGGCGCCGAGCTCACCCACGCGAACTTCGTGGACACCACCCGCAGCGCGCTGAACCTGCTGGGCGAGCACGTGCTGCCCCCCGGTTCACGAATGCTGATGTTCCTGCCGATCGCGCACGTGTTCGCTCGCCTGCTCGTGGTGGTGGCCGCCTCCTGGCCGGTCACCACCGCCTTCACCCCGGACACCAAGAACCTGATGGAGGACCTGGCGAAGTTCAAGCCCACCTTCCTGCTCGCGGTCCCCCGCGTGTTCGAGAAGGTCTACAACAGCGCCGAGGCCAAGGCCATCGCCGGCGGCAAGGGCAAGATCTTCTCCGCCGGAGCCGACACCGCGATCGCCTATTCCAAGGCGCTCTCGGCAGGGAAGGTCCCACTGACCCTCAAGCTCAAGCACGCCGCCTTCGACAAGCTGCTGTACGCCAAGCTGCGCGGCGCCATGGGTGGGGACGTCTCCTGGGCCGTCTCCGGCGGTGCCCCGCTGGGGGCGCGCCTGGCGCACTTCTTCCGCGGCATCGGGGTGACGGTGCTGGAGGGCTACGGCCTGACCGAGACCACTGCCCCGGTGTGCGTGAACCTGCCGTGGTCGGTCAAGCCCGGCACCGTGGGCCCGCCCCTGCCCGGCTCCACCGTGGCGATCGACGACGACGGCGAGATCCTGGTCAAGGGCGTGATGGTGTTCAAGGGGTACCACAACAACCCCGAGGCCACCGCCGAGGCCATGCGCGACGGCTGGTTCCGCACCGGGGACATCGGCTCCCTGGACTCCGACGGCGCCCTCACCATCACCGGCCGCTCCAAGGAGGTCATCGTCACCGCCGGCGGCAAGAACGTCTCCCCCGCCCAGCTGGAGGACCAGCTGCGCTCCCACCCGCTGGTGAGCCAGTGCGTGGTGATCGGCGACCAGAAGCCCTTCGTCGCCGCGATCCTCACCCTGGACCCGGAGATGCTCCCCACCTGGCTGAAGAACAACGGCCTGCCGGAGATGAGCATCGAGGAGGCCGGCCGCAACGAGAAGGTGCGTGCCGAGGTCCAGCAGGTGGTGGACAAGGCCAACCAGTCCGTCTCCCGCGCCGAGTCGATCCGCACCTTCGAGATCATCGACACCGACTTCACCGAGGAGAACGGGTACCTCACCCCCTCGATGAAGCTCAAGCGCAACGTGGTGGTCAAGGACTTCGCCGATGTGATCGACACGATCTACTCGGGTCAGAAGCCGTCGGCCTGA
- a CDS encoding cytochrome b N-terminal domain-containing protein, giving the protein MSTTTPASQKQAPKQGRAMKLGAVGGDWLDQRVSGGGFIKFFARKIFPDHWSFMFGEVALYSFVILLITGTFLTMFFDPSMEEVIYNGPYEALQGEHMSRAFESTLEISFEVTGGLLFRQMHHWAALVFMVAIYVHMFRVFFTGAFRKPRELNWLIGFTLMILGMVAGFSGYSLPDDVLSGNGLRIADGLAKSMPVVGTYISFLLFGGEFPGTYIIPRLFTIHILLVPAAILGLIAIHLVLLVLHKHTQYPGPGRTDRNVVGFPLFPVYTAKAGGFFFLVFGVIALISATTSINAVWVYGPYDPSPVSAGSQPDWYMLFTDGGLRLIPGWESTIFGYVFSWNMLIPMMFYGAMLGFLALYPFIEAWVTGDDREHHLLDLPYNTPVRTGLGVAWITVYIVLVLAAANDLLAIALDLSINDLTWLYRILFFVAPVLAFWITKRLCLSLQRQAHQKALHGVETSRIVRTETGDMIEIHEPLNEYDRWVLVQHDDYRPLKAGNGVSSLRAAATSFFFKDSITPASPAELREALEHAGHEKHTIDQLTGGDYRTPAEKATH; this is encoded by the coding sequence GTGTCGACCACGACTCCCGCATCCCAGAAGCAGGCCCCGAAGCAGGGGCGCGCGATGAAGCTCGGTGCCGTCGGCGGTGACTGGCTGGACCAGCGCGTCTCCGGCGGCGGTTTCATCAAGTTCTTCGCCCGGAAGATCTTCCCCGACCACTGGTCGTTCATGTTCGGCGAGGTGGCTCTGTACAGCTTCGTCATCCTGCTGATCACCGGCACCTTCCTGACCATGTTCTTCGACCCCTCCATGGAGGAGGTTATCTACAACGGCCCGTACGAGGCGCTGCAGGGCGAGCACATGTCTCGCGCCTTCGAGTCCACGCTGGAGATCTCCTTCGAGGTCACCGGTGGTCTGCTGTTCCGGCAGATGCACCACTGGGCGGCCCTGGTGTTCATGGTCGCGATCTACGTGCACATGTTCCGCGTGTTCTTCACCGGGGCCTTCCGCAAGCCGCGTGAGCTGAACTGGCTGATCGGCTTTACCCTGATGATCCTCGGGATGGTGGCCGGGTTCTCCGGCTACTCCCTCCCGGATGACGTCTTGTCCGGGAACGGACTGCGCATCGCGGACGGCCTGGCGAAGTCGATGCCGGTGGTGGGCACCTACATCTCGTTCCTGCTGTTCGGAGGCGAGTTCCCCGGGACCTACATCATCCCGCGCCTGTTCACCATCCACATCCTGCTGGTGCCCGCAGCCATCCTGGGACTGATCGCGATCCACCTGGTGCTGCTGGTGCTGCACAAGCACACCCAGTACCCCGGCCCGGGGCGCACCGACCGCAACGTGGTGGGCTTCCCGCTGTTCCCGGTGTACACCGCGAAGGCCGGGGGCTTCTTCTTCCTGGTGTTCGGCGTTATCGCCCTGATCTCCGCCACCACCAGCATCAACGCTGTGTGGGTGTACGGACCGTACGATCCGTCCCCTGTCTCAGCCGGTTCGCAGCCCGACTGGTACATGCTGTTCACCGACGGTGGCCTGCGCCTGATCCCGGGTTGGGAGTCGACGATCTTCGGCTACGTGTTCTCCTGGAACATGCTGATCCCGATGATGTTCTACGGCGCGATGCTGGGCTTCCTGGCCCTGTACCCGTTCATCGAGGCATGGGTGACCGGTGATGACCGGGAGCACCACCTGCTGGACCTGCCGTACAACACCCCGGTCCGCACCGGCCTCGGCGTCGCCTGGATCACCGTTTACATCGTGCTCGTGCTCGCCGCGGCGAACGACCTGCTGGCGATCGCGTTGGACCTGTCGATCAACGACCTCACGTGGCTGTACCGGATCCTGTTCTTCGTGGCCCCGGTGCTCGCGTTCTGGATCACAAAGCGCCTGTGCCTGTCACTCCAGCGTCAGGCCCACCAGAAGGCGCTGCACGGCGTGGAGACCTCCCGCATTGTGCGCACCGAGACCGGCGACATGATCGAGATTCACGAGCCGCTGAACGAGTACGACCGCTGGGTCCTGGTCCAGCACGATGACTACCGTCCGCTCAAGGCCGGCAACGGCGTCTCATCGCTCCGCGCTGCGGCGACATCGTTCTTCTTCAAGGACAGCATTACTCCGGCCAGCCCCGCCGAGCTGCGGGAGGCCCTGGAGCACGCCGGCCACGAGAAGCACACGATCGATCAGCTCACTGGCGGCGACTACCGCACCCCTGCGGAGAAGGCCACCCACTGA
- the trpD gene encoding anthranilate phosphoribosyltransferase: MNESTPTWSRITARLVRGDELTHAEASWAMDEVMSGEATPVQLAGFLVALQAKGVTSTELGALADAMTSHARPVEAPSHSIDIVGTGGDLAQTVNISTMASMVIASTGRTVVKHGNRASTSRSGSADVLEALGVRLDLPVPVVEDLVDRIGMTFLFAQVFHPSMRYTAEARKGLGIPTVMNILGPITNPARPRASAVGVADATVAPTVAGVFASRGTSALVFRGQDGLDELTVTAPSDVWEVRGGQVREHVLDAEELLGVGRAGHDALRGGTAEENAQVARDLFAGSREGRMGPVRDAVLLNAAAGVLAYDGIDQAAADGFHERFAASFAEARDALDSGRPAELLDRWARASQAASEGR; encoded by the coding sequence ATGAACGAGAGCACCCCGACCTGGTCCCGGATCACCGCCCGCCTGGTGCGCGGCGACGAGCTCACCCATGCAGAGGCGAGCTGGGCGATGGACGAGGTCATGAGCGGCGAGGCCACCCCCGTGCAGCTGGCCGGGTTCCTGGTGGCCCTTCAGGCGAAGGGAGTGACCAGCACCGAGCTGGGCGCCCTCGCCGATGCCATGACCTCCCATGCCCGTCCCGTGGAGGCCCCCTCGCATTCCATCGACATCGTGGGCACCGGTGGGGATCTCGCGCAGACCGTGAACATCTCCACCATGGCCTCGATGGTCATCGCCTCCACCGGCCGCACCGTGGTCAAGCACGGCAACCGTGCCTCCACCTCCCGCTCCGGTTCCGCCGATGTGCTCGAGGCGCTCGGGGTGCGCCTGGACCTCCCCGTCCCCGTGGTCGAGGACCTGGTGGACAGGATCGGGATGACGTTCCTGTTCGCCCAGGTGTTCCATCCCTCCATGAGGTACACCGCCGAGGCTCGCAAGGGGCTGGGCATCCCCACGGTGATGAACATCCTGGGGCCGATCACCAATCCCGCACGGCCCAGGGCCAGTGCGGTGGGTGTGGCCGATGCCACGGTTGCGCCGACGGTGGCCGGGGTGTTCGCCTCTCGGGGCACCAGCGCCCTGGTGTTCCGCGGCCAGGACGGCCTGGACGAGCTCACCGTCACCGCCCCGTCGGACGTGTGGGAGGTGCGCGGCGGTCAGGTGCGCGAGCATGTGCTGGATGCCGAAGAGCTGCTGGGCGTGGGCCGCGCCGGCCACGACGCCCTGCGAGGCGGCACCGCCGAGGAGAACGCCCAGGTGGCCCGGGACCTGTTCGCAGGTTCCCGCGAAGGCCGCATGGGCCCGGTCCGCGACGCCGTTCTGCTGAACGCCGCCGCCGGCGTGCTCGCCTACGACGGGATCGACCAGGCTGCGGCCGACGGCTTCCACGAGCGCTTCGCAGCCTCCTTCGCCGAGGCGCGGGATGCGCTGGACTCCGGGCGCCCGGCCGAGCTCCTGGACCGCTGGGCGCGCGCCTCCCAGGCTGCCTCCGAGGGGCGCTGA
- a CDS encoding Rieske 2Fe-2S domain-containing protein, with product MNDNIDGTRPARGVSAIAPREDGGFPNPGLPPHQHRRADVDPRAEKRAERIVAGLFLVSVLGTVLFIASYFLVTPHHKNLFAESGTWEALWWSNLVTGLGLAIAVFFIGAAAVHWAKTLMPDDEVVEERHPIRSTDESRGAAVDIITGGLDESGIGRRPLIVTSMVAALAALPIAVLAPLSTLGPMPGNKLHHTFWKSGMRLARDHDGTPIKASDVAMNSIFHVMPEDLTSETPHFLEERAKAATVIVRIDPKLGKNEESLANGYEGILAFSKICTHVGCPVALYEQQTHHMLCPCHQSTFDVTDAAKVIFGPAHRPLPQLPIEVDAEGYLVARGDFPEPIGPSFWDIHKDK from the coding sequence GTGAACGACAACATCGACGGAACCCGTCCTGCCCGCGGTGTCAGCGCCATCGCCCCGCGCGAGGACGGCGGGTTCCCCAACCCCGGCCTGCCCCCGCACCAGCACCGTCGCGCGGACGTGGACCCCAGGGCCGAAAAGCGCGCCGAGCGCATCGTCGCCGGGCTCTTCCTGGTGTCCGTGCTGGGCACCGTGCTCTTCATCGCCTCGTACTTCCTGGTCACCCCGCACCACAAGAACCTCTTCGCGGAGTCGGGCACCTGGGAGGCCCTGTGGTGGTCCAACCTGGTGACCGGCCTTGGTCTGGCGATCGCCGTGTTCTTCATCGGCGCTGCTGCTGTGCACTGGGCCAAGACCCTGATGCCCGATGACGAGGTGGTCGAGGAGCGGCACCCGATCCGCAGCACCGACGAGTCCCGCGGGGCCGCGGTCGACATCATCACGGGTGGCCTGGACGAATCCGGTATCGGCCGCCGTCCGCTGATCGTCACCTCGATGGTGGCGGCGCTGGCGGCCCTGCCGATCGCTGTGCTGGCCCCGCTGTCCACCCTGGGTCCGATGCCGGGAAACAAGCTGCACCACACCTTCTGGAAGTCGGGGATGCGCTTGGCCCGGGACCACGACGGCACCCCCATCAAGGCCTCGGACGTCGCGATGAACTCGATCTTCCACGTGATGCCGGAGGACCTCACCTCCGAGACCCCGCACTTCCTGGAGGAGCGCGCCAAGGCGGCCACGGTCATCGTGCGCATCGACCCGAAGCTCGGCAAGAACGAGGAGAGCCTGGCGAACGGGTACGAGGGCATTCTCGCCTTCTCCAAGATCTGCACCCACGTGGGATGCCCGGTGGCGCTGTACGAGCAGCAGACGCACCACATGCTGTGCCCCTGCCACCAGTCCACCTTCGACGTCACCGACGCCGCCAAGGTCATCTTCGGCCCGGCCCACCGACCGCTCCCCCAGCTCCCGATCGAGGTCGATGCCGAGGGCTACCTGGTGGCCCGCGGCGACTTCCCCGAGCCGATCGGTCCCAGTTTCTGGGACATCCACAAGGACAAGTGA
- a CDS encoding heme-copper oxidase subunit III, which yields MTTATLTERPAPAAPAVGRPNPTQIGTFIWLASELMFFGGLFAMYFTLRSMVPDVFADGQANFKQGFALLNTSILVASSVTCQIGVYMAEGRLPGGRVFEPRKRREGSIFNIAGWGMIEWFTLTYIMGAIFVAGQAFEYAELVHHGVTMSSSPFGSIFYLATGFHGIHVIGGLIAFLMVLARAFAASKFTQHEQVSAICVSYYWHFVDIVWIVLFAIVYLLDPIMTMRGGNAIPVDFNWSIF from the coding sequence GTGACTACTGCGACCCTGACTGAGCGCCCAGCCCCCGCCGCGCCGGCGGTGGGCCGCCCCAACCCGACCCAGATCGGGACGTTCATCTGGCTCGCCAGCGAGCTGATGTTCTTCGGTGGCCTTTTCGCGATGTACTTCACGCTGCGGTCGATGGTGCCGGACGTCTTCGCCGACGGCCAGGCCAACTTCAAGCAGGGCTTCGCGCTGCTGAACACCTCGATCCTGGTGGCCAGCTCGGTCACCTGCCAGATCGGCGTCTACATGGCCGAGGGGCGCCTCCCCGGCGGCCGCGTGTTCGAACCGCGCAAGCGCCGCGAGGGCTCGATCTTCAACATCGCCGGCTGGGGAATGATCGAGTGGTTCACCCTGACCTACATCATGGGCGCGATCTTCGTGGCCGGGCAGGCCTTCGAGTACGCCGAGCTGGTGCACCACGGGGTAACGATGTCGTCCTCCCCCTTCGGGTCCATCTTCTACCTGGCCACCGGCTTCCACGGCATCCACGTCATCGGCGGTCTGATCGCCTTCCTGATGGTGCTGGCCCGCGCCTTCGCGGCCTCCAAGTTCACCCAGCACGAGCAGGTCTCCGCAATCTGCGTGTCCTACTACTGGCACTTCGTGGACATCGTGTGGATCGTGCTGTTCGCGATCGTCTACCTGCTGGATCCGATCATGACCATGCGCGGTGGCAACGCCATCCCCGTCGACTTCAACTGGTCGATCTTCTGA